GGGTCACCACGGCGGCTCCCTCCAGCAGGTTGCGGGCGATCTGTTCGACCGTGCGTTTGTCCGCCGCCTCCAGGAAGCTGCCCTTCACCCAGTCGTTGAAGGCGCCCATCGCCGGGCCGCACCAGACCTGGAAGTCATGGCGCCGGGTGCTGTCGTCCAGCATCGGCCAGCGGGCGGCGTTGAACAGATACCAGCGGAAGACCAGCGCCATGCGGTGGCGGGGATCGGCCTCGGCGCGCGTCAGTTCCGCCGGGTCGCGGACGGCGAAATGCTCACGGGTCTGGCGCCAGATCTCCTCCAGCGGTGCCTGGAAAATGTCCTTCTCCAAGGTCGCGCGCTCTGCCGCGGGAAGGTCGTCCAGGCCGGAATGGCGGCAGTACAGCTCATACAGGCGCTGGGCGCGGAAGGGGAACATGGTGCCCCGCTTCATCACCTGGACCTTGACGCCCATCTCGAACATGTCGGCGGCGGGCGCCATCGTCACGTCGGTGCTGGACAGGTCGGCCAGCATGCGGCGGACCGACAGCGGCTGCCCCGCCTCCGCCGCCGACTGGTTCACCGAACCGATGACGACATAGGCGGCGCCCATGGCGAAGGCGCCGGCCAGTGCGGCGGGAGTGCCGAGCCCGCCGGCGGCGCCGACACGGATGTTGCGGCCATAGCCATGGGCGGCGACCAGCTCGTCGCGCAGGCGCTGGATGATCGGGAACAGGACGGTGAGCGGGCGATTGTCCGTGTGGCCGCCGGAATCCGCCTCCACCGTGATGTCCGCGGCCACGGGGATGCCGGCGGCAAGCTCGGCTTCCTCGGCGGTGAGGATGCCCTGCGCCACCAGATCGGCCAGCATCCGCCGCGGAGCCGGCGTCATGAATTGGCGAGCGACCTCGGCGCGCGAGACCTTGGCGAAGATGTGGGTCAGCCGGCGAACCGCGCCGGTGGCCGGATCGCGGCTCAACCCCTTGGCGGCCAGTTCCACCACCGACGGCGTCAGCGCCATGAAGGCCGAGGCGGAAACCCGCCGCACCCCCTGCTGCAGGAACAGCCGGCAGACCGCCGCCTCCAGCGCGGGGTCGTTGGGGCTGTGGATCAGGTTGGCGCCCCAGTTCGGCGCCTGCGGCCCGAGCGCTGCACGGATTTCGCCGATGCCCTCCTCCACCCGCTGCGGCGACAGGCCGGCGCTGCCGTAGAAGCCGAGCAGTCCGGCGCCGGCAGCGGCGACCACCATCGCCGGGGTGGCGATGCCCCGCGCCATCTCCCCCGCCACATAGGCGAAGCGGCAACCATGGGTTTCCTGGAAACTGCGATCGCCCAGCCATTCCGGATAAAGCGGCGGCAGGGTGGCGACAGGTTCAAGCCGCTCAGCAGCAAAATCGGGCGGCCGTGTCGAGGCGCCCAAACGACCATCCTGACTTCTGATTATGTAAAGTGGCTCCCGAATCCTCTGAGCCATTTCCAAAATCAGAGACGGATCGAAGCCTGCTGTCGCCGACACCAGCGGCGGCACTGCCGTCTCCAGGTAATTCATGTCCACATCGACACCCGAATATTGTCCATTGCCGTCTCCTCGGGCGGGAGATTTAACACAGCCGCCCAACTGCCGGAACAGGGCATGCCCGCAAGGCGGAGGCGCAATTGAGTGTTGCATTGCCGACTGCGCGGGCCCGCCATCCCAAGGTCGGCCTGCCGTTCGAACGCCGTAAAAGCGATTCGAACCGCGCCCTGTCGCTGCCAACAATCCGCCCATTCAGCAACAATTCCGCTCACGACCGCACTCACACCCAACAAGCCATTAGTGTTTACTGATGAAAAATACGCCACCTTCCGCTCTTATTACTTATCACTCCCGGAGAACCGCAAGCATGAATTCGATTTCATGAATTCCATTGCTTGTTTCATGGTGGAAATATTTTTACCTTCCTTAAATATTTTCTGCAGAAATGTCGACAAGGCTGGAAACGTGCAAAGTGATGCACATGTCCAGATCGCCGAGTCGCACAGGCTTGGATTGCAGCAGGTCACGACCATATGGTCGGTGCCGACTGGGCGCACGCATCCTGGTGCTGCGCACCGGGTCACCCTATTCCGGCGGCGACTATGGCTGGTTCCTGGCGGAATCGAACGGCCTCCGCATCGCTTATGCCCGCGGCTATGGCGGACAGATGCTGTCTCTGGTTCCGTCGCTCGGGCTCGCTGTCGTCACCTCCGATCCCGCCCGGTCGGACAGCTATGTCGGCGGGGTGGGCGCCCCGCTGACCGGACACATCATGCCGGCGGCGGAGCAGACCCGACCGGCGGCCTCCTCCGGAAGAAGGAACGGTGACATGCGGACCGACGAT
Above is a genomic segment from Azospirillum humicireducens containing:
- a CDS encoding PfaD family polyunsaturated fatty acid/polyketide biosynthesis protein, translated to MNYLETAVPPLVSATAGFDPSLILEMAQRIREPLYIIRSQDGRLGASTRPPDFAAERLEPVATLPPLYPEWLGDRSFQETHGCRFAYVAGEMARGIATPAMVVAAAGAGLLGFYGSAGLSPQRVEEGIGEIRAALGPQAPNWGANLIHSPNDPALEAAVCRLFLQQGVRRVSASAFMALTPSVVELAAKGLSRDPATGAVRRLTHIFAKVSRAEVARQFMTPAPRRMLADLVAQGILTAEEAELAAGIPVAADITVEADSGGHTDNRPLTVLFPIIQRLRDELVAAHGYGRNIRVGAAGGLGTPAALAGAFAMGAAYVVIGSVNQSAAEAGQPLSVRRMLADLSSTDVTMAPAADMFEMGVKVQVMKRGTMFPFRAQRLYELYCRHSGLDDLPAAERATLEKDIFQAPLEEIWRQTREHFAVRDPAELTRAEADPRHRMALVFRWYLFNAARWPMLDDSTRRHDFQVWCGPAMGAFNDWVKGSFLEAADKRTVEQIARNLLEGAAVVTRAQQMRTAGLPVPAAAFTWVPRRLA